In Pempheris klunzingeri isolate RE-2024b chromosome 5, fPemKlu1.hap1, whole genome shotgun sequence, the DNA window GGTTAAAAAGGATCAAATATTGTGTAAGAACTGGTTCAGAGTAAAAGTTGTAGCTCAAAAATATAGATCATAATGGTACATTTACAATGAATTACTTAGATTCACATCAATCGTCATGTTTCTCCCCTCTCATATAGCATGCTTCCCAAAGCAGTGAAGAGGCGAGTGCATGCCTTGAAAAGGCTACAGGTGCAATGTGCCAACATAGAGGCAAAGTTCTACGAGGAGGTCCATGAGCTAGAGAGGAAGTATGCTGCCCTCTATCAGCCTCTGTTTGAGAAGGTACAGtgaataatgtttttataacagaacttttttctttgtgcCTTACTGTAAGCCACACATACAGAATTTTCTCATGTTATCGCAAACTGAGCCAAgaccagaaaaaaagacaacaaatgattatttttgtaaaacatttaagaatCACTTGTGATGTGTCCTGCACTAGTGGGTGTTGAAGTATGTCTCTCTGGTCTGATCTTAGGTCAGTGGGGACTCATCCGTGGTGCTAAACTGAAAACTGCTACAACGAGTAGTCAACTGCTCTTTTGTCAGTCAAGGCTATTTCCAGAGCTAGTGACAAGAACTCAGCCATTCTTAGTTACACTGAAGACTGGCAGCTGTAATCCGGCTGcacctgtctgtggtgtgtgtgtgtgtgtgagtgtgtgagtgtgtgagtgggtgagtgtgtgtgggtttttgtCAAACGGTGTTGATTTCAGTGTCCTAGCTGAAAATAATTCAGCCTTATCAAATGAATGCTTGTTCTTcttcctttcacacacacattcccaatTCACTCTCTAAAATGATAAACTTtgttgtaatgtgtgtgtgtgtgtgtgtcgcagaGACGAGATATTGTCACAGGAACAGTGGAACCCACAGATGAAGAGTGTGAATggcacagtgacagagaggaggaggaggagctagCTGTAAGTGCAGCTTTGAAAAATTCAACCTTTTCTCATTGTCCGCACCAAAGGAAAAGAGATTTTTCTTTGAACTCCACAGACCGCCTTAAAATAATAAGTGATATAAGAGTGGATTTATATGATGTTATTAAACGCAGAATGTCATGATGGAGGGGATTTGAGTTACTTAACAGAATGATGTGACCAATGCCAAGTAAGTTTGCACTTGCTGCCAAACTTTGATAGTATGGGACTGCCAAATTACTTGATTAAGATAAGATCTGTTTTCAGCAGAAACTTAAGCACAAAGGTTTTCTCTCCATGGCCTGCAAAGGAATGAGTGCAAGACCTACAGGAGAATTCATTTTCAACATCTGTCTCCTTAGTCAAACAAACAGGGGAAAACAGACATTTGGACAAATACGCGAATGGGGTCATGTCCAACAGGAAACAACAGGGGAAGTggaaaatgtggttttaatgaGAATCACTAGACTCACAAACTGATGGCTGTGGATCTGATTTCTTTGTACACATAAGATCTGTGTCTTGTTAAAGGTCTTGATCTCAGTGAGACTTTTCGTAAGCTTAACAAATTAAATTGTTTAGATTTTTGTGAACAGCAAATTTTGACGAGTGCTCTGCACCACTGCCCGTAGGAGGAGGTAAAGGAAAAAGCTGCTATTGAGGatgcaaagaaagaagaagccACACCAGAGGAAGACCCAAAAGGCATCCCTGAATTCTGGCTCACCATATTCAAGAGTGTGGACATGCTCAGTGACATGTTACAGGTACGATTAAAGGATTGATCTGATTGATGCCTTTAAACACCGTCACACCACATCTGAACAATGTCGTGTCTCTTATGTGTTTATCTACCACCAGGAACATGATGAGCCCATCCTAAAGCACCTGAAAGATATTCAAGTCAAGTTTTCTGAGCCAGGACAGCCAATGGTCAGGATCACCATGTTGTAATAATGAATCAGTCCAAAtgaataaactaataaaatggTGAGTGAAAtgatctttctctctctgccacagAGTTTCACATTAGAGTTCCACTTCGAGCCCAATGGTTACTTCAACAATGCAGTCCTCACTAAAGTCTACAAGATGAAGTCAGAGCCTGATGCTTCAGACCCGTTCTCATTCGAGGGGCCAGAGATCATTGACTGTGAAGGGTAAGGGAACACACACGATCACCTACAGTTGTTCAACTGTGGCTTTAACTCATGATTTCTGATTTTGAGGTTGAAGGAATAAATAGAGATTGCGTGGTTAAACAGTATGTTCTCTCTCTATATTAATATCTCTTTACCTAACATCCCACATATCAGCCTCCTCTTGGCTCTTCTTCCAACCTTTACCTGTTTTGCGTCTTTGCAGCCTCTCACTTATTTGCACATCTCTTCTCTCTAGCTGTCAGATAGACTGGCACAAGGGGAAGGATGTGACGGTGAAAACTATtaagaagaagcagaagcatAAAGGCCGTGGCACCGTCCGCACTGTTACCAAGCAGGTCCCCAATGACTCTTTCTTCAACTTCTTTAACCCTGTCAAAGGTGAGAACGCACACAGGAATGCACACATGAAATATAGTGGATTTCTCAGGCGGTTTAAACACTAAAAGCAATTAATCatattctttcttttcagcaacTTGTGTTGGTTGCTCACATAGCAGTAACCTTTTAGATTCAAAGCTTTGCTCTGTCACCTGTGTACGCAAACTCCTTGAGCAAACCCTGAATCACTAAAATCACTGGCAGAGtagcacacagacatacaccTACACCTGCTTGACAGTCAATGTGTTGGTGCTTATCTGGAGGCAGTTTTACGACACTAGCATGTGGTTTTTCTTTGGTGCCTGCATTAAGCTGAATTCAACAGCAGGTGGGGCCAGACACTTGGTCTGTGTCAGCGGCTCTGCAGTCAGCATGTCTGTTGCCCCCTGATGTTGTAGTTTGAACGTGAAGCCGAGCTCCCTGGACCATCAAACTTTTACACCATCTTTGGTTTTTACTATTTTCCAGCCTTGAGAGTTTTTATGGCACTTAAATCACTTAATGACTGACACATAAATGACTGACCCACAATTTGAGGCAAACTTGTGAGACTAGTGGTGAAAGAATCACATCTTTGTCATCTATTTCACCCCTGTTGATTtccttttgttcattttgataAATAGCAGATTGATAATGCAGTGACAGATCCCTTAAAGCAAATACATGAGTCATGTTCTCTCAAAGGATCACTAAATTAGGCAGCATACACCTTTATTATAATGACTGGATCGTCTTTCCTGCTCAGTCAACTTACCCGTCTGACATGCCTGGACTTATTCTGACTTTGAGAAGTTGACCGAATCCCTCATCATTGGCTGAGAAAGTGTTTGACTTACTGGTTCAGTCATATCCTCTGTAGATGACTGGGGCATATAAATAGCTCTTTGTTGAGTGTGTTCAGTTGTGCAGTTCTGGGGCTGTGATGTGAATAAGCCATCACTCACTGATCATATGAACCCGCGCAAAGAAAGCATGTGACTTCACTGCTGTGCAGTCCGTGGATGCGTGAACAAGATTTATTGGGCATTTCTTTATATGACAGATGGGTGTTTTTAGGTTGGACTGGAGAGTAGATGCTGCAGCAAATGCTGCTTTTGATGGGACAGTGGGAAATGTTGAGGTTggtctttttgtcattttgtgacCACGGCAACAAATTGACATAAACACACCTTTTCATGTCTGCACTTGGAGGAAGTACATTTTTGTATCTCTTCTATCACAGAGACTTGTAACAAAGCCGTTCCCTCTAATACAGTACAGTTGAAAGAACAGGAAGAATGTAATGATGTCACCTTTAGTGAGGTTATTACCAGGGTGGTGAAGCATAGCTGTTTGCTAACAGCCCGTCACTGTCTATGGATGAGCTGACCTCATATTGAGATGTCACTGATGATAAGCATAGTTGTTGCCTTAAATGGGCTGTCAGATGTTGGTTCAATCACAGGTATTCCCAAAGCGGCCCCAACGAAAGCTATAAAACAAATTTAATATCCACTTGTTGGCTTAACTggtaattttaaaatgaatgttccCTTTTAAAGCCCCGTTTCCCCTTTTCATCATACCTTTTATTGCCTTCTACAGTCACTGTAAAGCAGCGTGTTGAGGTGCTTATtgattaaataatatataatatatgtccTTTCCCTTACAGCTTCACCAGATGGAGAAATGGTGagtaaaatgtagtttattCTTATAATCATAAAATCACCACCCATTTTATTGTGTCTTCCATCACCATCAGCCTGTTGGATGTGTAGCGTTGAAACGCTCTCTTTGTGTTCTTGGTTTATAGGACGAAGACTCTGAGTTCACCCTAGCCACAGACTTTGAGATTGGTCATTTCTTCCGTGAGAGAATAGTTCCCAGAGCAGTGCTGTATTTCACTGGAGAGGCCCTGGAAGATGAcgagagtgtgagtgtttttcctctaaaacacacacacacacacacaaagaaagaaaaagccaCAAGATAGgatgttttcagactgaaacCTTCCCAAGGACGTACAAGCTGAAATTGTCGTCACTGTTGTACcacatgtgggtgtgttttcactgtctccttttttttatgtagtttgaagaggaggagctggaagagggagatgaagaggTTAGTAAtatgacactgacacacacccaGTTTGCTCTGATATGACAATTATCGCTGTTCACACAGGATTTGAGTCTGCACAACCATACAAATCACTGCTAAACCATGTAAAATCAGTCCTAGTACACATTTTGTTAAATCAGATTCTTATAATCATCTTGACTTTGTGTCTCAGGAGCAAGATGAggagggtgatgatgatgatgatgagggagaCTTTGAACCCAAGGTCAGTATGAATTCTTGTGAACACTGTAAACATGACGGACATTCATAGTACATTCTACAAAAGGCTACAAGTCAGTACTGCTACAACTGAACCACAGCAAGATACAGACACAGTGACGTCCGTCGTTATAGTTTGTTCAAAGAACAAATAGCAGAATGGAACAAAGGACAATCTGTATCCATTCATTCTACCTTTTGTTGAGACTGAACCGCCGCCCTGATGGAAGAAAAGAAACtcaaaagcagaataaaacataatCTGTGTTTTATCCACTTTAAAACGTTTGCTTGCGAATTAATTGCAAAATCATCACACGTCTGTATCTGTGACTTCTTTGTCCCCTCCAAACTGATGATACCATTTACATGTGCTGCACTAAGCATGAGTTAATTAACACAAAGCCCAAACATAATCTGTAATTTGGCTGTTAAGGGCATAAAAGATTTATAGCTATTTGGTGCAGAGAGCCCACTGAAAATTaagtaataaaacatgaagtgTATTCCAGCTAAACTTGCTGCTTGAAGCCTCTTTCACTAGAGACCCACCACGAGGAGACTGAGTATTCCTTCACACAGTCAGAGAGTCAGAGTGCCCTTTAATTGTATCTGAAATATCCACCAGCAGCTCATTCATATAGTGCATCCTGCATGTggcaaatgttttctgtttctgccctgtctctctctcagaccaTTGGCCGCAAATTATTATGTAATGACAGTCGGTGAAAGGGCCGTCTATTATGTGTATAGTTTGGCTGACGGTTTATTTCAGATGACCCTTCTGTATTATGAGCTAGTCCAGTCTGATAGTATGTGCAAAATGTGGCCTGTGAGCAGTTTTTATCAGGAGTGACCAACaatgctgctttgtgtgtgacATAGTTTCTTTAGTAGCTCGTTGTGTTGAGTTTTCCTCTCGTGGTTCCTTCTCTCAGCTCATCAGTTATTCATTTTGCTGCAGGAATGCAGTGTGCTCGTTCACCAGCTCCAGCAATGTCTCACTGTGCTCACACtatgtcgttttttttttggatgtgaCAATTAAACTTGTGTGTATTGTTGTCTCTCCTTTCCCTGGATTCCCCTCCATTACAGGCATAATCAATCATTCTCACCCCATGCATTTCTAGGTAAGGGAGAAATGAGGATGGCGTCCCTCAAACATTACACACTGTCTCGTCCACTGgctttggtttatttttctggCTGACTCTCTTTAACTACATCCTTGAATCTCCCTGTTGTCCGAGGTGTTTAGGACCCTTATCTCACATCTTTGGTAGATGCAGCTTCTGTTCTCCCTGTCCTGTCttagctctctccctctgtttgtgtttcctcctgtAGTCCCATCCCAGGTTTCTAACATTTGTTCCTTTTGCTGTAAAAGCTCAAAaaaagtttctttctttctttagtgTCTATTTTCTTGTTAGTCTCCTCTAGTTAGTAGTTATTGCCCAGTGGCTTCGTTACCcatctgtcttcctgttttctaACCTGGTTTCTCCCTGTTTGCCCCCCCGCAGAAAGAACAGCCCCAGCCTGCCGAATGCAAACAGCAGTAACCGTGGTGATCAGGGGAGGTGGAGACCTGCTGTCCGTCAAATCAGTTCTTAGCCAATCAGCAAGTCCTCCTACTCTTGCAGGCCCCGCCCATTTATGAACTCTCATCTGAACGCAATAGAACGCGAACCAAACTGCGTTTTTACTATGTGCatgacttctttttcttttgtcttgcGCCCATCTCACCCCTTTTTATTTGGCTTCATTTGAACTCAAAGCAGGAAGTGACTTTACTCTAATTAAAATAACATGGCATCACATAGGGACAGTCTTCTTCTGTGGTAAGGTGGAGTAGGTTACTACTGCCAAGAACCTCAGAACGTCATCATATTGAGGAAAATGAAATTATAGGAAAGGAATGGCTCCCAACTTTAGTTTTCATGGAAATAAATCAGTTACTCAGGGTTTTTTAATGCCAACAAGACAAGTGTGAGTTTACCAGGAAACTGCTGAACAAGTTTGACTAAATCTTTCACTGGGgttgctgcagtgtttttcttttgttatggTGTTTTTTAAGAGACATACAATGtatcattttgaatttaatttacttttttaaatgttcattgtCATGTCATTGGACTATTTATTCTGGTGTCATGCAGCTGTATGAAGTGGTGCATTTTGGGAACTGTTAAGGCTCAGCCACAGTAATAGGCTCCTCGTCATTGTCTCAAATCCTATTTGGGCTTAGCAGGTCAACAAAACGTGAATACTGCCAAGTCatgctttttttaattatccAAATGAATATCAAACATTGAAGAATTGTGTTCTGTATTAATACTGCTCACCTCCGCCCACATGTATTGGGCTTAACAAGCATTTAAACCGAGCACTTGAGTGGACACGCACCACTAATTCAGATCATGTGACAGGCCTGTGGTTATTTTTCAAAACTGTCATTTTATTGCTCTTCCCCAtttgacccctgacccctgaaCTGCTCTTTGAACTCGTTAACAAGCATATAAAGAACAATTTATGAGATGAAGACGTT includes these proteins:
- the nap1l4a gene encoding nucleosome assembly protein 1-like 4a isoform X2, which translates into the protein MDANKGKVDQVMQNPGGQMDRPVNFHFLESMLPKAVKRRVHALKRLQVQCANIEAKFYEEVHELERKYAALYQPLFEKRRDIVTGTVEPTDEECEWHSDREEEEELAEEVKEKAAIEDAKKEEATPEEDPKGIPEFWLTIFKSVDMLSDMLQEHDEPILKHLKDIQVKFSEPGQPMSFTLEFHFEPNGYFNNAVLTKVYKMKSEPDASDPFSFEGPEIIDCEGCQIDWHKGKDVTVKTIKKKQKHKGRGTVRTVTKQVPNDSFFNFFNPVKASPDGEMDEDSEFTLATDFEIGHFFRERIVPRAVLYFTGEALEDDESFEEEELEEGDEEEQDEEGDDDDDEGDFEPKA
- the nap1l4a gene encoding nucleosome assembly protein 1-like 4a isoform X1, which translates into the protein MDANKGKVDQVMQNPGGQMDRPVNFHFLESMLPKAVKRRVHALKRLQVQCANIEAKFYEEVHELERKYAALYQPLFEKRRDIVTGTVEPTDEECEWHSDREEEEELAEEVKEKAAIEDAKKEEATPEEDPKGIPEFWLTIFKSVDMLSDMLQEHDEPILKHLKDIQVKFSEPGQPMSFTLEFHFEPNGYFNNAVLTKVYKMKSEPDASDPFSFEGPEIIDCEGCQIDWHKGKDVTVKTIKKKQKHKGRGTVRTVTKQVPNDSFFNFFNPVKASPDGEMDEDSEFTLATDFEIGHFFRERIVPRAVLYFTGEALEDDESFEEEELEEGDEEEQDEEGDDDDDEGDFEPKKEQPQPAECKQQ